The window TCCTTTCGATGATGTCCGAAACCACCACCTTACAAAAGTACATGCTCTCGGCTCGCTGTTTCCACTCGGCATAAGCATCGGCATCGGGAAAGAGAAGCACGGTTCGCCCTGACAGTACACGGAGTTTCTCTTCTCTCATCTGACTCTTACCACCCGTAGCCAGCCATACATAATCGGGGAAGATAGCAGAACCGATAACGGCACTCTTCTCGGATTCCACCAAGACCACCACCTTGTCGGGATGCGTTTTCAACAAGTGTTCCCCGAAAAGGCATTGGGATAGTTGCCAATCCTCTGCCAACACACGCTGCTTTTTCAATATGCTGTGTATCCAGTTCACTGCCGATGTCTGTCCTCCCTTGATACGGTGTCCGTCTTCGGGATTGTACTGCATCACCTTTCCCGTGCGTACCTTGCCCGTCCTGTCTATCTGCCAAAAGATAACAGAGCCGTCACGGGTAGCCCCCAAACGGTATTCCTCCAACAACCGCTTCAACACCTCTTTCGCCTTGTCGCCATAGTAGGAAGTAAGGAGTGTGAAGAGGAAACGGAAGAAATTGCTACGCTCGCTTTGCGACTTCTCCACATAGTGAGGGGGAATATAGCCGATGGCTGTCGGCTTACTTTGCTGCTTCACTTTCTTCTGCTCTGCTCTTTGCCTGTCAAAAGAGAAATCATTGGTAGTTCTGTGTTCAGGATGCTCTTGAAAATACTCTTTCGGAGTGTAGTGATACCCACAACCGCTTTCGTGGTTACATCTGCCGACCGATGGATGCAACGGCACATTATTTTCGTCCACGTAATAGACGAAAGAATGCCTGTCTCCGCATTTGGGGCAGGTATGCCGTGTTGCCGTTCCTTTATACTTCTGTAATGAATAATTGCCCATAGCTTAGTCCGTTTTTGATGGTTGATTGTCGGCTGTCCCATCCTGTCCCATTGTCCCACACTCTAAGGGTTGGGACAGTGGGACACTTGGGACACCTGCGTTTTTACTCTCTTTGCTGCGCTGGATGATACGGTTTACGGTGGACTTGCCACAATTCACCTGTGAGGCTATCTCCCTGACGGACTTGCCCGATTGGGAGAGTTGCAGAATTTGGCAATCCCTTTGGCTTGATTCATTGTCGCCCAATTTTTTCAAGTGTTCCTTTTCCGTGGAATAGCCCCTGAACACGAACTGCAAGAAAGCATCCACCTTGTCAATCTCGTAAACGATTACATTATCCGCATCATGAGAGAACGTGCCATAGCGCACTTTAAGCTGCTTCACATAGCGAAGCCCTCCGTCTTGGGCACTTTTTCCAATGGTGAACACGCTGTCAAAGAAATTGTAGAGCCGTTTGCTTCCGGCAAGGTCGTTGGATGTGATGGGACAATCCAAAGAGCGTTTGGGCGTATGTGCTAGGACAAGGATAGAGAGCGCATATCTCTTTTTGAGATTGTTCAGCTGAATCATCAGCCGTCCTGCGGCATCGCCTTTCTCCATGGCGCAACACAGGTAGGTAAGATTGTCAATGATGAAAATCTTGCAGTCGGTCTGCACAGCCATCTGTTCAATGCCGCCTATGATAGCTTCCTCAAAGTTGGCATCCAAAAGCTGGTTGCAGTCAATAGACACCCGATAGAGTTTGTCGGGAAAGGTGTAGAGCTCTCCATGCTCGTTGGTATAGCGGAGCTGGAACTGCTTTTCGGACAGTTCAAAGTCCAGATACAGCACATTGTCGGTTCGGGCGATGCGGTCGGCTATCTGCACGGCAAGGATGGACTTGCCCACGTTGGAATCGGCAAACAAGCAGGAGAGTTCCCCCTCGTACCAAAAGCTGTCCCACAGCGCACGGGGCGTAGGCAATAACGATGCTTCAAGAATGGTTTGGTTTGCCGTCTTGATATTCATCATGCCTACACTGTCGGGCATACCGTTATGCGCTTGGGATGCTTTTGTGAGGTCGCCACGTATCAGGTTGATATAGTTCTTATCCTCTTCCATATCATTCACCAGTTACGTGGGTTGGGCTTGCGACGGTGGGAAGAGGATAAGGACTTGTTCAGTTCCTCGTCTGACAACGGTATGGGATTCTTTCGGGCGGTTTCCAGCCACTTGTCCAGTTCGTCACGGTAAAGGCAATAGCGTTTGCCGGGCTTGGTGGCAGGGATTGTCCCTTCTGACAGTTTCATGTAGAGCGTACCCTTAGGGATACCTAAATACTCTGCTGCCTCGTCCACAGACATGGGCACGTGGGTGTCCACCGTTTTGGCATTGTTCACACTGCGCTGCTCGGCGAGCAGGCTTTTCAGGCTCATCACTTCGTCTCGAAGCTGAGCGACAACCTCGGGGAGGTCGTTGAAGGTAAGAATTGATTTTTCCATTCGCGTACTCGTCTCTTTTGTAAGACTTGGCGCAAAGGACTGAAATGATATATCCGTGAATATCTCCACGACACGTCATTGCAAAATAATTCCCGAATAATTAAGCCCAGCCATAAATGACGGGTAAAATTACTCGGGAAACGATGTAAAACAGGCGGTTATGAGTTACCGGATGGTTGTCGTTGGTGTCGTGATTATCCTAATTCCGCACATAATCCTCGGGATAGTGGAAATCAAGTTTGCCGTTTTCGGGTTCATCAATGGGAATTTCCGTCTTTAACGGCTCTACCTTGAAATTCTTGATGGTTGATAAGTCTGTATCAGCAAACGATTTCGGGAAAAGGGCTTTGATGAACTTGGCACGGTTATCCCCATTGTAGTATCTCTTGTACAGGAAACGCTCAGAGATATTCCATACGAAGTGACGGAGTGGAATGTTGTTGATGTCTTTGGTAAACGGTCTTTGTATGGGCTTCGGGGTATAAGTGTTAAGATTCATCCATTTGTCCACCTCAGTACAGATGTGGTTCACGGTTTCTTGGTCGGCAATGCGAGGCAGGTAATAATGGCAATACTCCATGACCATGCGGATGCGCTCTTCCTTTTCCCGTTGCTCTCTGCTTGCGTAATTGGCACGGTTCTTTTCGTGAAGATCCGGGGCGATAGTAAGCTCTATCGGTTGTGTTTGGATAAGTGTCTCTTCTTTTGTCGGGGATGATTCGGGTACAGGCTCAGGGACTGATGTAGGTCCAGGCACAGATGTGGCTTCTTCAAGTGTATTTTGTGACAGTTCTTCCTGCACCTCTATGGCTTCGGCAATCGTTTCTTTCTTGCCGAACTTGATTTTGTAGATTTCGTATGTATCAAAGATAAGTGTCTGAAAGGAGAGATAGAGCAACCATCCCAACAGGTTACAGCATACGAATACTATCCACCTGACAAAGTTGTCTTGGTTGAAGCTGTCCGCTATTACCAGCGTGGCAATGGAAGATATTAGGACGATGGCGAAGCCGACAAAGCCCAAGATGATGTATTTGTCCTTGATTGATGATTCCATATTTCGTTGAGAGATTGAATGTTCCTGTATTATTTTGTGCAAAGTTAATGCTATTTTTCCCAATTACTGCCCGTTATTTGCGGTTAGAACGGTCTTTTTCAATGTATTTCACGAAATGTCATCATATCATACTCTGTTTCATACTCTGAGGGGCTTATAAATGGTGGCATCAAGCCAAAAACATAGAGGGGCGATTATAGCCTTGTAGCCATAACCGCCCCTCTGAATACCTGTCAATGTGAGACATTTATGCCTCCTTGCGCTTCAAGGTTATCTTGTCCACCACCTGACACATCTGCTGCGCTGCTATCTTGGAATAGATTTGTGTGGTGGTAATGTTCTTATGTCCGAGATAGGCTTGGATGACAGCCATGTCCGTTCCCATTTCCACGTGCAGGCTTCCGAAGCTGTGGCGGGTACAGTGAAAGGTGATTTTCTTGGTTATCCCTGCTGCCGTGAGCCACCGTTGGAGTGGTCCTTGCAGCATCTTGTCCTTGAAATCCTCAAAGATAAGTCCCTCGCCCCGTTCTCCCAGCAGTCCATAGGCTTCATCACTGATGGGGTTATGCACTATTTCTTTGGTTTTCTGCATACGGGTGGTAACGAACATCCTGCCGTTGGTGTATGGTTGTATCTGCTGCCACGTGAGCTGTCTGATGTCGCTCTTTCTCAGTCCCGTAAGACAGGCGAAAAGAAAAGCTTTTTTCAAGACCTCCTCCTCACAGGGTGTTTCGGCAAGCCGTATCAGTTCCTCTTGGCTCAAATGCTCCCTGATGGTGGGAATGCACTCGATGCGGTCTAAGAAGCCGTTTGGGTTCTCCTTTATCTTCCTGTCACGGTAAGCGGTGTGCAGCACGGCACGGAAAGTTGACCAATAGCCTGCTGCGGAGTTGATGTGCAGCTTTTGGTTGGTGTGGATGGATTGGGGTGCATCAAGCAGGTATTCCATGAACTTGCGGCACAAATCCACATCCACCTCCTCAAAGGTGCATTTGCCGTTCACGAACCGCTGGAAATGCTTGTATACGTGCTGCCACTTGATATTCTTGCGGTCAGCCAGTCCTTTGAAATAGGCAAGGAAATCGCCCTTCATCTTGGTCTTGTCAAAAAAGCCGTTGTTTTCATTGAAAATGGCTTCGTAGCGCTGGTTGCGCAGGATGACCGCTTTCTTCATCATGCGTGCGTTGAAGTCCCGTTCCTGCTGGTTTGCAGGTTTGGCGAAGATGTAAATTCCTAAGGCTTCACGTGTAATCACTCTCATGGTGACATTGTCACGGTAGCCGGGATAGTAGTCAAGGCATAGTGAATACTGTGTCCCGTTCTTAATCTTGCGCTTACGCAAGGTAACTGTTTTGCATTTACTCATAATAATTATGTTTTAATTGGTTGTATACATTTTGGAGTTGTATCCATGTTTCCGATGGCAAAGGAACAACGTGAAATATCCGTGAATACCTCCACGATACATCATTTTGAAATAATTTTCGATAATCCCGATTTTTCACGGTTATTTGTTCCTTTCAGCCATGACACGCTCCACATCTGAGCGCAAAAGCAGGTTTTTCACACCCACCTTTATCTTTTCGATGTGCTTCACCTTGACGATATGGCAGATGTTGGCTGACGAAAGACCATAGATTTGCTGCACCTGCTCAACGGTATAGTAGCGTTCATCGTTCACAAGGTCAGTTCTGCGGAGTTCGTTCAAATGTGATTTGGAGTAATAGGTACGCCCGTACTCTCTTTTAGTGGGTATCTTATGGCGATAGGTGTAGGCACGGAGTGCGGTCGGCTTCATGCCGAACAGTTCCTCCACCTCCTCGGTCAGTAGCCAGTCGGTAATTTCGCTAATATCAACTGCCACACCGAAAAACTCGTCAATATGCTTCTTGCTGTAATAGTTCTTTCCTGCGATACGGCAGATGGGGATATGGTTACGCTTGGCGGAAGTGTAAAGCCATGACTGCTTTACCTTAAAAAGGGACATCACCTCCTCGCCCGAATAGAAGTCCAACACTTCTTCGCTTTCCTTTTCCCTTTTTTCTCTTTTGGCAGGTAAGGAAGATGAAGATGATTTCCTTGGTGTGGAGGTGTTGCCGGGCAGGATGCGGTGATAGGGATTGCCCTCCAACATCTGCTCGATGTCGGCTCTGCGGATGAATGCCATGCGGTTGCTGATGCGTGAGGCTTTCAGCTTGCCGATGGCTACAAGTTTGTAAATGTACTGTCGGGAACAGCCCATGAGGATGGCTGCTTTGGAAAAGGTGAGATACTCCTGATGCTGTATCTCCATCAAGGGTTGGGCGACTTTGAAGAGGTTGTTCTTCTGCATCACTCTGGCTCGTTTGGCTTCTGCCTGACAAGCCTCACTGCAATATCTTTGCATACCGCTTCGGGTTACAAAGGACTTGCCGCAAAAACTGCATTTTCTGGTTGCTTTCATACCGTTTTATCGTTTAATGGTTCATTTCTTCAATCCTATATCTCTGAAATGGTAAACGGATGTGAACGGAAGTCAACCATTGTCGCTTTTCTACACAGTGTGACTGTTTCCGCATATCGGGGCGGTTATTGTCGCTTGTCGTAAACGGTTGTAAACCCTTGTCAACTGTCTGCACGGTGTGACAAAAAACAAGCCCCGCAAATTCTCCACGTCAGAAATACGTCTCAAAAATATGTGGAAATTTGGGAAGCGACAAATGGCAACCGAAAAGTGTTAAATTTTAGAATATGCTGGTAATTAAAGATTTACACTCGGATATTTCTGATTAGTTTTGGTTGTTCTATGGTTATAAATACATCCAGCGAAAGCATACTCTCCAATTGTCGTAACACTATTTGGAATGGTTACAGAAGTTAGCGCGCTACAATTGAAGTATTTACAACCGATTATTACTCAATATTTTATAGATAATAAGTCAGAAATATGGTTGTTATTTTTAATTGCACATTCTAAAAGGTGAAGATTTAACGCTTTTATTGATTATTAACTCAAAAAGGACATCAACTTGGGTCGTTTCTTCTCTTTTCCTTGCTATTCGTTTCCGATATTCCACTTTTGTTTTGGTCTATCTCATATGTACTGCAAAGGTATTGATTTTTGTTTGATATTGCTCCTTGCTTGCTCCTTGTCGTAGATTAATTTTCACACAGGAATTTTTGTTCTCTTTCTATAGGGCTTGAAACAATCCATTTATTGGAAAACAATTAAAGACGGAGCTGGTTTGCCCCAGTGCTTTTTAAGAAACAGGGCAATTATTTTATCTCCACAAAGGCTCTTGTTCCCAATTATGAGGAAAGCCTAATAAACGAGTTTCTTACTGATGGGTATTTCGATAAAAGCTGCTTGAAATCTGCAACAAAAGTGTTGCCCATAGAAATGGAGTTAAGCCAATACACCACATAGCAGAGTTGCGGATAAAGTGTTTGTTCACGGAACGAGAAATCCGTAATCCATGTGTTTGGCATACGCATAGGCATCATTGGCTTGACAGGAAAGACCCGATTTGACAGTCTTGAATGATGGGCGCAGCAATTACGAAGTACGGGTCTGGGTACGGATTAAAAAGGCTAAGTGATTATTTCCAGTCATTTAGCCTTTTTAATTATCTAATTTTTCCCCACATTTTCCCCACAGCTGTCTATTTATATATTTTAGAAACATATTTTTCCGTAAAGTTATGTACCTTTGTCGGCAAATAAAGATATTCTCGTCAAACAAATATAAATAATATAAACATGGAAAAAAACAGAAAAAAACAAATCGTAGTTTTGAGTATAGCTTTAGTTTGCATTTTCATCTTGGTATTTTCATTGTTCCATAAATCAGCGAACAAAAGATAGCGCAAATCCTCCTTTAAACAAATGTTTTGACTGATAGCATTTCTCAAATTGTCTCAGCTTGTCCTGGCGAAATTGGTGTGGCGGTTATTGTTAATAACAGAGATACGGTTAAGGTCAATAATAAGAGTGTTTATCCTATGATGAGTGTGTTTAAGGTTCCATCAGGCATTAGCTCTTTGTAATGACTTTGACAATAAAGGAATTTCACTTGATACCTTAGTAAAATATAAATAGGGATAAACTTGACCCAAAGACTTGGATCCTATGCTGAAAGATTATTCAGGGGCCAGTCATATCATTGACAGTGAGAGATTTGCTGCGTTATACTCTTACTGCAGAGTGACAACAATGCAAGCAACCTTATGTTTAAGGATATGGTTAATGTCGCTCAAACAGATAGTTTTATAGCCACACTCATTCCTCGTTCAAGTTTTCAGATAGCTTATACGGAAGAGGAAATGTCGGCTGACCATAACAAGGCTTACTCTAACTAACATCTCCTCTTGGTGCTGCAATGTTGATGAATCGTTTGTTTACTGAAGGTCTTATCGATGATGAGAAACAAAGTTTCATTAAGAATACGTTAAAAGAATGCAAACAGGTGTAGATAGGATAGCAGCTCCACTTCTTGATAAAGAAGGGGTTGTTATAGCGCATAAGAAGGTTCAGGTTATGTTAATGAAAATGGTGTTCTTGCAGCTCACAATGATGTTGCCTATATATGTCTGCCTAATAATATCAGTTATACCTTAGCGGTATTTGTTAAGGATTTCAAGGAAATGAATCACAAGCGTCACAATATGTTGCGCATATATCAGCTGTAGTATATTCTTTATTAATGCAAACTTCAGTAAAATCTTAAAACTGCACTTGCTTTGATAATTAATGATAAACAATCTAAAAGCACTCTAATCGTTATCGGAGTGCTTTTTAGATTACTAATCAAATTGCTTCTATTATAATTTGAATCCTCTACTTTTTCTTTCTTCCTGTTGCGGCACTCTTGCTCCATATCTAAGCCTGTGCCATTGCTCCCTGAACCAGTCGGCAATCGGCTCCTGTTTATTGTCAGGTTCAGCCTGCTTTCATCGTCAGGGTCATTTTCCACCTTAAAATATCATCCTTTATATCAAAGTTCCGCCTGTGTTGCTCGGAATAGATTTTACCGCTACATTTCAGGGCTTCTTTTTTGACTATAAGACTTTCAGTCATTTCTTTAGAGAATCCCAGCATGGCACAAAACTTTTCCAATGCGCAGCATTTCCCTGAAACATCGAAACCACCTGAAAGCCTTGTCTATGATTCTGGCGAGCCGTGACAGTTCTTTTTCTTTCATGTCAAGTTCCTGCCTGTGCATTTCTCTGAGATTGTGGATTTGCGTATCATGCTGTTTCTTGCATCTGCTGTACTTGGCTCTGCAATTTTTCAATATTGGTGTTCCGTTTTGAAACCTCGTCTTGCAGTTTTTCGTTGCACGTTCCAGTTCTTTCAGTTTTCCACTCCCGAAAAGAGAAGCAACTCCACTAGTTATGGCTGTCGCTGCCGTGGTGGCTGTCTTCTTTAACTTGTCAGTGCGTATTTCTGATTTCACCTGTTTCAGTTCCTGCCTCGGCAAGATTTATCTGTTCTTCTTTGTGCCGTTTGCTGCATCCATGCGTTGCAGTTCAGCTTTCTGCTTCTCAATGATAAAGTCGTTCCGTTCAAGATGCTCCTTACCAGTGACAGCCTTTGACTGCCCGCGTTCCATCGAGCAGGATGTCGGATGCAAGGGTCTGCATCTGCATCATGTCATCGTCATTGAGCTTTCGGCTCTTTCCTGTTTCGTGGTTCATCCAGTCGAAAACGATATGGGCATGATAGTTCGGCTTGAACCATCTGTCCCCGACTTTGAAGCTTTCCCTGTCTTCCGCTTCCGGCTGACCGTTCAGCCCAATGCCCTTCATCCTTGTGCAGGAAGATTTGCAGCGGTGTGATTCCCCAGCGTCTTTGACACTCCTCACCGAATTTACGCACGTCTGCCAGTGTGGTGTCCGACCTGACAAGCAGCACTCCTTCACGTATGGGGAGCATCCCGCAATCTTGACTATTTTACCGTTCTTGCCTTTGCGTTCACGCTCCTTTTCCTGCATGGCACGTCCGGTCTTTTCCTTTACCATCTGGTCTGATATTGTCATAATGCATCCGCAAATCCGGACTGCCGAAGTCGGGATTTATCCACTGTTCGTTATCGGTGGATAGTTCAGGAACGACATAGATTCTGGACTCTCGATGTGGCGCATGTATTCGGCAGTCCTCCTGTTGTGAGCCTCGCTCGATGCGATGTTGCAGGGCTTGATATGTATGCTTGATTTTGTTGCCATAGATACTTGTTTTTTGGTTTGTACTTTATTGTTGCTTTTCCGCTGTCCGTAAACGCATGGGGTTCTTAGGGGTGCAACCCATAAGCGGAGATTGCAAAGAGAGGGTCACTCTTTGCTCTGGGTTCTCAGGGGAAGAAACGCCCTGAGTGGGTCATTAGGGTAAAACCCTAATCCCTCGGGAGAGCCCACAACTACGTAAGCGGAGCGTGTAGTTATTAGTGGGCTATATCAATGCAAAGCCATTGTCTGCAAACTCCAGCCTACGGCTTCCGCTCTCCTCCGTCAGGGAGGTTTTTCATCATCGTTTGCCGATTGGAGATGCACCGACCAGCACAAGGTCTAAATCGTCTATCAGTTTTTGCAGGACGGGATTCTTCTCTATCATCCGCTGGAGGATTCTCTCAGCCTCGACCAAGTGGTTGGCTTGTACTCATCACCTTGCCCTCCCGTATCTGAAAGATAATCCAATCGGCTATGTCGATATGGGCTTCTTTTTGTTTCGGGGTGGCATTCCTTTCGATTGATGTCCGAAACCACCACCTTACAAAAGTACATGCTCTCGGCTCGCTGTTTCCACTCGGCATAAGCATCGGCATCGGGAAAGAGAAGCACGGTTCGCCCTGACAGTACACGGAGTTTCTCTTCTCTCAATCTGACTCTTACCACCCGTAGCCAGCCATACATAATCGGGGAAGATAGCAGAACCGATAACGGCACTCTTCTCGGATTCCACCAAGACCACCACCTTGTCGGGATGCGTTTTCAACAAGTGTTCCCCGAAAAGGCATTGGGATAGTTGCCAATCCTCTGCCAACACACGCTGCTTTTTCAATATGCTGTGTATCCAGTTCACTGCCGATGTCTGTCCTCCCTTGATACGGTGTCCGTCTTCGGGATTGTACTGCATCACCTTTCCCGTGCGTACCTTGCCCGTCCTGTCTATCTGCCAAAGATAACAGAGCCGTCACGGGTAGCCCCCAAACGGTATTCCTCCAACAACCGCTTCAACACCTCTTTCGCCTTGTCGCCATAGTAGGAAGTAAGGAGTGTGAAGAGGAAACGGAAGAAATTGCTACGCTCGCTTTGCGACTTCTCCACATAGTGAGGGGAATATAGCCGATGGCTGTCGGCTTACTTTGCTGCTTCACTTTCTCTGCTGCTCTGCTCTTTGCCTGTCAAAAGAGAAATCATTGGTAGTTCTGTTTCAGGATGCTCTTGAAAATACTCTTTCGGAGTGTAGTGATACCCACAACCGCTTTCGTGGTTACATCTGCCGACCGATGGATGCAACGGCACATTATTTTCGTCCACGTAATAGACGAAAGAATGCCTGTCTCCGCATTTGGGCAGGTATGCCGTGTTGCCGTTCCTTTATACTCTGTAATGAATAATTGCCCATAGCTTAGTCCGTTTTTGATGGTTGATTGTCGGCTGTCCCATCCTGTCCCATTGTCCCACACTCTAAGGTTGGGACAGTGGGACACTTGGGACACCTGCGTTTTTACTCTCTTTGCTGCGCTGGATGATACGGTTTACGTGGACTTGCCACAATTCACCTGTGAGGCTATCTCCCTGACGGACTTGCCCGATTGGGAGAGTTGCAGAATTTGGCAATCCCTTTGGCTTGATTCATTGTCGCCCAATTTTTTCAAGTGTTCCTTTTCCGTGGAATAGCCCCTGAACACGAACTGCAAGAAAGCATCCACCTTGTCAATCTCGTAAACGATTACATTATCCGCATCATGAGAGAACGTGCCATAGCGCACTTTAAGCTGCTTCACATAGCGAAGCCCTCCGTCTTGGGCACTTTTTCCAATGGTGAACACGCTGTCAAAGAAATTGTAGAGCCGTTTGCTTCCG of the Prevotella melaninogenica genome contains:
- a CDS encoding excisionase family DNA-binding protein → MEKSILTFNDLPEVVAQLRDEVMSLKSLLAEQRSVNNAKTVDTHVPMSVDEAAEYLGIPKGTLYMKLSEGTIPATKPGKRYCLYRDELDKWLETARKNPIPLSDEELNKSLSSSHRRKPNPRNW
- a CDS encoding AAA family ATPase, which encodes MEEDKNYINLIRGDLTKASQAHNGMPDSVGMMNIKTANQTILEASLLPTPRALWDSFWYEGELSCLFADSNVGKSILAVQIADRIARTDNVLYLDFELSEKQFQLRYTNEHGELYTFPDKLYRVSIDCNQLLDANFEEAIIGGIEQMAVQTDCKIFIIDNLTYLCCAMEKGDAAGRLMIQLNNLKKRYALSILVLAHTPKRSLDCPITSNDLAGSKRLYNFFDSVFTIGKSAQDGGLRYVKQLKVRYGTFSHDADNVIVYEIDKVDAFLQFVFRGYSTEKEHLKKLGDNESSQRDCQILQLSQSGKSVREIASQVNCGKSTVNRIIQRSKESKNAGVPSVPLSQPLECGTMGQDGTADNQPSKTD
- a CDS encoding tyrosine-type recombinase/integrase, which gives rise to MSKCKTVTLRKRKIKNGTQYSLCLDYYPGYRDNVTMRVITREALGIYIFAKPANQQERDFNARMMKKAVILRNQRYEAIFNENNGFFDKTKMKGDFLAYFKGLADRKNIKWQHVYKHFQRFVNGKCTFEEVDVDLCRKFMEYLLDAPQSIHTNQKLHINSAAGYWSTFRAVLHTAYRDRKIKENPNGFLDRIECIPTIREHLSQEELIRLAETPCEEEVLKKAFLFACLTGLRKSDIRQLTWQQIQPYTNGRMFVTTRMQKTKEIVHNPISDEAYGLLGERGEGLIFEDFKDKMLQGPLQRWLTAAGITKKITFHCTRHSFGSLHVEMGTDMAVIQAYLGHKNITTTQIYSKIAAQQMCQVVDKITLKRKEA
- the tnpC gene encoding transposon Tn4555 protein TnpC; this translates as MESSIKDKYIILGFVGFAIVLISSIATLVIADSFNQDNFVRWIVFVCCNLLGWLLYLSFQTLIFDTYEIYKIKFGKKETIAEAIEVQEELSQNTLEEATSVPGPTSVPEPVPESSPTKEETLIQTQPIELTIAPDLHEKNRANYASREQREKEERIRMVMEYCHYYLPRIADQETVNHICTEVDKWMNLNTYTPKPIQRPFTKDINNIPLRHFVWNISERFLYKRYYNGDNRAKFIKALFPKSFADTDLSTIKNFKVEPLKTEIPIDEPENGKLDFHYPEDYVRN
- a CDS encoding DUF6371 domain-containing protein, producing the protein MGNYSLQKYKGTATRHTCPKCGDRHSFVYYVDENNVPLHPSVGRCNHESGCGYHYTPKEYFQEHPEHRTTNDFSFDRQRAEQKKVKQQSKPTAIGYIPPHYVEKSQSERSNFFRFLFTLLTSYYGDKAKEVLKRLLEEYRLGATRDGSVIFWQIDRTGKVRTGKVMQYNPEDGHRIKGGQTSAVNWIHSILKKQRVLAEDWQLSQCLFGEHLLKTHPDKVVVLVESEKSAVIGSAIFPDYVWLATGGKSQMREEKLRVLSGRTVLLFPDADAYAEWKQRAESMYFCKVVVSDIIERNATPKQKEAHIDIADWIIFQIREGKVMSTANHLVEAERILQRMIEKNPVLQKLIDDLDLVLVGASPIGNDDEKPP
- the tnpA gene encoding transposon Tn4555 protein TnpA, producing MKATRKCSFCGKSFVTRSGMQRYCSEACQAEAKRARVMQKNNLFKVAQPLMEIQHQEYLTFSKAAILMGCSRQYIYKLVAIGKLKASRISNRMAFIRRADIEQMLEGNPYHRILPGNTSTPRKSSSSSLPAKREKREKESEEVLDFYSGEEVMSLFKVKQSWLYTSAKRNHIPICRIAGKNYYSKKHIDEFFGVAVDISEITDWLLTEEVEELFGMKPTALRAYTYRHKIPTKREYGRTYYSKSHLNELRRTDLVNDERYYTVEQVQQIYGLSSANICHIVKVKHIEKIKVGVKNLLLRSDVERVMAERNK
- a CDS encoding leucine-rich repeat protein, which translates into the protein MIGCKYFNCSALTSVTIPNSVTTIGEYAFAGCIYNHRTTKTNQKYPSVNL